In Paenibacillus sp. 1781tsa1, one DNA window encodes the following:
- a CDS encoding glycoside hydrolase family 3 N-terminal domain-containing protein, which produces MDYKDASLPIQERVQDLIGRMTTAEKIGQLIQPMGWKTYDKAADGTVRVTEEFKADMEQGGVGSLYGVLRADPWTEVTLETGLTPRQGAVATNVIQQYAMEHSRLGIPILFGEECSHGHMAIGATVFPVPLTVGSTWNMELYRKMCEAIAVETRSQGGAATYSPVLDVVRDPRWGRTEECFAEDPYLISEFAVEAMKGLQGDHLDSNQTIVATLKHFAAYGSSEGGRNAAPVHMGLRELHEIDLLPFKKAVEAGACSVMTAYNEIDGVPCTSSTYLLNDLLREQWGFDGFVITDFGAIQMLVHGHNTAENGEQAVAQSLQAGVDMEMSGYMYRKHLGQALEQGLIEEKDLDLAVSRVLEMKFRLGLFEQPFVDPDFAEQVIGCVDHMQLAREVAQEGIILLKNEGNTLPLAKTGTKLAVIGPNANHIYNQLGDYTSPQPREQIVTVLDGITRKLGVDSGQVLYAPGCRIKGDSREGFAQALACAEQADVIVMVMGGSSARDFGVGTIDLRTGASVVTDDPWNDMECGEGIDRASLNLMGVQLELVQELHKLGKPVIVVYINGRPIAEPWIDEHVQAIVEAWYPGQEGGNAIADILFGDVNPSGRLTVSIPKHVGQLPVYYHAKRTRGKRYLEMDLAPQYPFGYGLSYTEFKYENVKVVPKVIGPEDEAQVMVEVTNTGAVAGSEVVQLYITDVSASVTRAEMSLKGFRKIHLEPGETQTVTFPVQKEHLALIDSRLQSVVEPGEFILMVGRNSADWTACSLHIQKVGVEV; this is translated from the coding sequence ATGGACTATAAAGATGCTTCGCTTCCCATTCAGGAGCGGGTTCAGGATCTGATCGGACGGATGACAACAGCCGAGAAGATTGGACAACTCATCCAGCCGATGGGCTGGAAGACGTATGATAAAGCAGCTGATGGTACAGTACGGGTGACGGAAGAGTTCAAAGCGGACATGGAACAGGGCGGTGTCGGTTCTCTGTATGGTGTGCTTCGGGCCGATCCATGGACTGAAGTAACGCTGGAGACAGGTCTGACACCACGGCAGGGAGCCGTTGCCACAAATGTCATTCAGCAGTATGCCATGGAGCATTCCCGGCTGGGCATTCCCATTTTGTTCGGGGAAGAGTGCTCCCACGGTCATATGGCGATTGGGGCGACTGTATTTCCCGTTCCGTTAACGGTGGGCAGCACGTGGAATATGGAATTATACCGCAAGATGTGTGAAGCCATCGCTGTGGAGACCCGGAGCCAGGGGGGAGCGGCAACATATTCCCCGGTGCTTGATGTCGTGCGTGACCCGAGATGGGGGCGAACGGAGGAATGTTTTGCCGAAGATCCATACCTAATTAGTGAATTCGCAGTAGAAGCCATGAAGGGACTACAGGGTGACCACCTTGATTCCAACCAGACAATTGTGGCGACACTCAAGCATTTTGCAGCTTATGGCAGTTCGGAGGGTGGGCGCAATGCTGCACCTGTGCATATGGGATTACGTGAATTGCATGAAATAGATCTGTTGCCGTTCAAAAAAGCAGTGGAAGCCGGGGCTTGTTCCGTGATGACTGCTTATAACGAGATTGATGGCGTACCGTGTACGTCCAGTACGTATCTGCTGAATGACCTGCTGCGCGAGCAGTGGGGATTTGATGGGTTTGTGATTACTGATTTTGGCGCCATTCAGATGCTCGTTCATGGACATAACACCGCGGAGAACGGGGAGCAGGCCGTAGCGCAGTCTCTTCAGGCAGGAGTAGACATGGAGATGTCCGGGTACATGTATCGCAAACATCTCGGTCAGGCACTTGAACAGGGGCTGATTGAAGAGAAAGATCTGGACTTGGCTGTGTCGCGGGTGCTGGAGATGAAATTCAGACTGGGGTTATTCGAGCAACCCTTCGTTGATCCTGACTTTGCAGAGCAGGTCATCGGATGTGTAGATCATATGCAGCTGGCGAGAGAAGTTGCACAGGAGGGGATTATTTTACTGAAAAATGAGGGGAATACTCTTCCGCTTGCCAAAACAGGTACGAAGTTAGCTGTCATTGGTCCGAATGCGAACCATATCTATAACCAGCTCGGGGACTATACCTCGCCACAGCCGCGAGAACAGATCGTCACCGTACTGGATGGTATTACGCGCAAGCTTGGCGTGGATTCGGGTCAGGTATTGTACGCACCTGGTTGCCGGATTAAAGGCGATTCCAGAGAGGGCTTTGCGCAAGCGCTCGCCTGTGCGGAACAGGCCGATGTCATCGTGATGGTGATGGGTGGTTCCAGCGCCCGCGATTTTGGTGTAGGCACGATCGACTTGCGGACAGGAGCGTCTGTGGTAACCGATGACCCATGGAATGATATGGAGTGCGGCGAGGGTATTGACCGGGCTTCCCTGAATCTCATGGGTGTTCAATTGGAGCTGGTGCAGGAGCTACATAAGCTGGGTAAACCGGTTATCGTGGTCTATATTAATGGCCGTCCCATTGCCGAACCTTGGATTGATGAGCATGTTCAGGCCATTGTGGAGGCGTGGTACCCAGGGCAGGAAGGTGGTAACGCCATCGCAGATATTCTGTTTGGCGACGTGAATCCATCCGGTCGTCTGACCGTTTCCATTCCCAAGCATGTTGGGCAACTTCCCGTCTACTATCATGCCAAGCGTACGCGTGGCAAGCGGTATCTGGAGATGGATCTTGCGCCGCAGTATCCGTTCGGCTATGGACTGAGCTACACCGAATTCAAATACGAGAATGTAAAGGTAGTACCGAAAGTGATCGGGCCAGAAGATGAAGCGCAGGTGATGGTTGAAGTCACGAATACTGGAGCGGTTGCGGGAAGTGAAGTTGTGCAGTTGTACATCACGGATGTGTCGGCTTCAGTCACCCGGGCTGAAATGTCTTTGAAGGGTTTTCGTAAAATCCATCTGGAGCCAGGAGAGACCCAGACCGTTACATTCCCTGTGCAAAAAGAACACCTCGCACTGATCGACTCCCGTCTCCAGTCTGTTGTGGAACCAGGTGAATTCATACTCATGGTTGGCCGCAATTCTGCTGACTGGACCGCTTGCAGTCTGCACATTCAGAAGGTGGGGGTGGAGGTATGA
- a CDS encoding alpha-mannosidase has product MIRIQRFIEDMNRSQWLDTIELPAWEMQKARYIRPGEYEYEQADKAMQSLNPLNSVHGTTYFLSKRVEIPDSWQDQAIGLIFETGGEGLLKVNGVPYHGLDRNHGFVPLPRSRVGNAPQLEIELYDPIPEPHDPLNRQAVIQPPIQGIRAALVHINQPLQSLMYSVTVLAESLRAYNEKEPKRMALVQAIHQVMDEMYNNPDRWTDAAWIQNFEHGLVQSVQQEDPEEYRSGFMHLVGQSHIDIAWLWPVRETVRKSSRTFSTMCTLMDTYPDFVYSQSQPQLYAFVKEHYPELYERVKARITEGRWELVGGMWVEPDLNIPSGESLVRQILYGQNFYQAEFGKRSNIEWLPDTFGYCASLPQMLKLANIPYFVTTKLNWNDTNAFPYDLFDWVGIDGTSVLAYLNHGVNEHTRPKDVDEHWQSYKQKDVHPEQMLLYGHGDGGGGVTNEMVEFAERSHLMVGQPISKFSTAGAFFEDISSNNSTLPKWHGDLYLELHRGTYTTHARNKRSNRKAEVLYREAEIWGQFAGACAAHTKNDLDEGWKLIMLNQFHDIIPGTSIPEVYVTSTEEYTKVFTLGTSALRETLHILAENIATDDVDGLPYIIFNSLGWERGENITITGGAHLAGMAAFDRQGNRLAIDLEQKEDKCTLLVHVPSIPAFGYTTIWLREASDVNLPVREEESFPSTWETEFYTLEFNDLGEITKWYDKTVGRDWLKPGDRANEWQFFHDKPTYWDAWDIDPRFESQRAGAVQLVSREVVQRGATRDVLRYVWKLNQSEISQDIILHHHQRRVDFHTKVNWNESHKLLKVAFPVDLVAAKAAYEIPFGALERPTHNNTSWEQAQFEVCGHRWANISEGNSGVSLLNDCKYGYDIKDRTIRLSLLRAPKWPDEHADQGDHEFTYSFLPHQGDWRQAAVVRRAMELNHPVEVVTASPSSGHLPSEHAWVQFHSEHVILDAIKPAEDGSGTVLRFYESSGGRETVHVEWVKKEIKASVINLLEDEIHPLACPNGTFELTFKPYEIKSVKLVPVNPNT; this is encoded by the coding sequence ATGATTCGAATTCAACGATTCATTGAGGATATGAACCGGTCGCAGTGGCTGGATACGATCGAGCTTCCAGCGTGGGAGATGCAGAAGGCCAGATACATTCGGCCAGGGGAATACGAGTATGAGCAGGCGGACAAGGCAATGCAAAGCTTGAATCCGCTGAACAGTGTACACGGAACGACGTATTTTCTGAGTAAACGTGTGGAGATTCCGGACAGTTGGCAGGATCAAGCCATTGGGTTAATTTTTGAGACTGGAGGAGAAGGGCTGCTGAAGGTGAATGGCGTGCCTTATCACGGACTGGATCGGAATCACGGATTCGTACCTCTTCCGAGAAGTCGAGTAGGCAATGCGCCGCAGTTGGAGATTGAACTCTACGACCCGATCCCGGAGCCGCATGACCCACTCAACCGACAAGCTGTTATTCAGCCGCCTATTCAGGGCATTCGGGCAGCATTGGTTCATATCAATCAGCCTTTGCAGAGCCTGATGTACAGCGTGACGGTACTCGCCGAGTCGCTCCGGGCATATAACGAGAAGGAGCCCAAGCGGATGGCACTTGTTCAGGCCATTCACCAGGTGATGGATGAGATGTACAATAATCCGGACCGCTGGACGGATGCAGCATGGATACAGAATTTTGAACATGGACTGGTACAGTCAGTGCAGCAGGAAGACCCGGAGGAATATCGAAGTGGCTTCATGCATCTGGTTGGACAATCCCACATTGATATTGCCTGGCTGTGGCCTGTGCGAGAGACGGTGCGCAAGTCCAGTCGCACGTTCTCGACCATGTGTACCCTGATGGATACGTATCCGGATTTTGTGTATTCCCAGAGCCAGCCGCAGCTGTATGCCTTCGTGAAAGAGCATTACCCGGAGCTGTACGAGCGAGTTAAAGCACGCATTACTGAAGGGCGCTGGGAGTTGGTCGGGGGCATGTGGGTGGAGCCAGATCTGAATATTCCGAGTGGCGAGTCTTTGGTCCGGCAGATTCTGTATGGACAGAACTTCTACCAGGCAGAGTTTGGCAAACGCTCCAATATCGAGTGGCTGCCCGATACCTTCGGCTACTGTGCTTCCTTGCCGCAGATGCTGAAGCTTGCGAATATTCCTTATTTTGTGACCACCAAGCTGAATTGGAATGACACCAACGCGTTTCCTTATGACCTCTTCGACTGGGTAGGCATTGACGGTACTTCAGTGCTGGCGTATCTGAATCATGGGGTGAATGAGCATACGCGGCCCAAAGATGTGGATGAACATTGGCAATCGTACAAACAGAAGGATGTGCATCCCGAGCAGATGTTGCTCTACGGACACGGCGATGGTGGTGGCGGTGTGACGAATGAGATGGTGGAGTTTGCAGAGCGATCTCACTTGATGGTGGGGCAGCCAATCAGCAAATTCAGCACGGCAGGCGCTTTTTTTGAAGACATATCGTCCAATAATTCAACGTTGCCAAAGTGGCACGGGGACTTGTACCTGGAGTTACACCGGGGAACCTATACGACTCATGCGAGGAACAAACGTAGTAATCGAAAGGCAGAGGTATTGTACCGGGAAGCGGAGATCTGGGGGCAATTTGCCGGAGCTTGTGCTGCACACACGAAGAATGATCTGGATGAAGGCTGGAAGCTGATCATGCTCAACCAATTCCATGACATTATTCCGGGAACATCGATTCCTGAAGTATACGTAACGTCCACGGAGGAGTACACGAAGGTATTTACATTAGGTACATCCGCACTGCGGGAAACGCTGCATATCCTTGCGGAGAACATTGCAACCGATGATGTTGATGGTCTTCCCTACATTATATTTAACAGCCTCGGCTGGGAACGTGGAGAAAATATCACCATTACAGGAGGGGCCCACCTCGCCGGGATGGCTGCATTCGATCGTCAAGGAAACCGTCTGGCTATTGACCTGGAGCAAAAGGAAGACAAGTGTACGCTGCTTGTGCATGTTCCATCGATTCCTGCTTTTGGGTATACAACCATATGGCTACGCGAGGCATCGGATGTTAACCTTCCAGTAAGGGAAGAAGAATCTTTCCCTTCCACATGGGAAACCGAATTTTACACGCTTGAGTTCAATGACTTGGGAGAGATCACCAAGTGGTATGACAAAACGGTAGGACGCGACTGGCTGAAGCCCGGTGATCGGGCGAATGAGTGGCAGTTTTTCCATGACAAACCGACGTACTGGGATGCCTGGGATATCGATCCACGGTTTGAATCCCAGCGGGCAGGTGCGGTGCAGTTGGTCTCCAGAGAGGTTGTACAGCGCGGAGCTACGCGAGATGTGCTGCGTTATGTGTGGAAGCTGAATCAATCGGAGATCAGCCAGGATATCATTTTGCATCACCACCAGCGGCGTGTTGATTTCCATACGAAAGTGAACTGGAATGAGAGTCATAAGCTACTCAAGGTGGCATTTCCGGTGGATCTGGTGGCAGCCAAAGCAGCCTATGAAATCCCGTTTGGAGCGTTGGAGCGTCCAACCCATAACAATACCAGTTGGGAACAGGCGCAGTTCGAGGTCTGTGGGCATCGCTGGGCGAATATCTCAGAGGGTAACAGTGGTGTGAGTTTGCTGAATGATTGCAAATACGGGTATGACATCAAGGATCGGACGATCCGCCTGTCCCTGCTTCGCGCCCCGAAATGGCCGGATGAACATGCCGATCAGGGCGACCATGAATTCACATATTCGTTCCTGCCACATCAGGGAGATTGGCGACAAGCAGCTGTCGTTCGCCGCGCGATGGAGCTTAATCATCCGGTGGAGGTTGTAACAGCGAGTCCATCTTCGGGGCACTTGCCATCTGAACACGCTTGGGTTCAGTTCCATAGTGAGCATGTCATTCTGGATGCAATCAAGCCCGCGGAAGATGGCTCGGGAACGGTGCTGCGTTTCTACGAATCTTCAGGAGGTCGGGAAACGGTACATGTCGAATGGGTTAAAAAGGAAATCAAGGCGTCTGTCATTAATCTGCTGGAGGATGAGATCCATCCGTTGGCTTGTCCGAACGGCACATTCGAACTGACATTCAAACCGTATGAAATTAAGTCAGTGAAACTTGTTCCAGTGAATCCAAATACGTAA
- a CDS encoding sugar phosphate isomerase/epimerase, with protein MKLTNKIGVIVDSFGVGVREGLNKAKDVGAEGVQIYAVKGEMDPENLSPAARKELKSYIDSLGLEISALVGDLGGHGFQVKEDNPWKVEKSKRIVDLALDLGTNIVTTHIGIVPHDPSSEVYATLHASCEELGQYAKSVGAYFAIETGPETAAELKGFLDTLSTNGVSVNFDPANMVMVTGDDPAQGVRLLKDYIVHTHVKDGVRLKEVDPRDVYGAVGYAPMDHEKIAEMVSSGTFFREVPLGEGGVDFDGYFAALQEIGYTGYLTIEREVGHQPEEDIRKAVRFIQQYR; from the coding sequence ATGAAATTAACGAATAAGATCGGTGTCATCGTGGATAGCTTTGGCGTAGGTGTGCGGGAAGGGTTAAACAAGGCGAAGGACGTAGGTGCAGAAGGTGTGCAGATATACGCCGTCAAGGGAGAGATGGACCCTGAAAATTTGTCACCTGCGGCGCGCAAGGAGCTGAAGAGTTACATCGATTCGCTGGGTCTCGAAATTTCAGCACTGGTTGGTGACCTTGGCGGACATGGTTTTCAGGTCAAGGAAGATAATCCGTGGAAAGTGGAGAAATCGAAGCGGATTGTGGATCTGGCCCTTGATCTGGGTACCAACATCGTCACAACACATATCGGCATTGTTCCACATGACCCTTCATCGGAGGTTTATGCCACGTTGCATGCTTCTTGTGAGGAACTGGGCCAATACGCCAAAAGTGTTGGCGCATATTTTGCCATTGAGACAGGACCGGAAACGGCAGCTGAATTGAAAGGATTCCTGGATACACTGTCGACCAACGGGGTATCGGTGAATTTTGACCCGGCAAATATGGTGATGGTGACTGGAGATGATCCGGCGCAGGGCGTTCGTCTGCTTAAGGATTACATCGTACATACCCATGTGAAGGATGGTGTGCGGTTGAAGGAAGTCGACCCACGAGACGTATACGGAGCGGTCGGTTATGCGCCTATGGATCACGAAAAAATTGCCGAGATGGTCTCGTCCGGAACGTTCTTTCGTGAGGTGCCACTGGGCGAAGGTGGTGTTGATTTTGACGGATACTTTGCAGCGCTTCAGGAGATTGGCTACACCGGTTATCTGACGATTGAACGCGAGGTTGGTCATCAGCCGGAGGAGGATATTCGCAAGGCAGTTCGATTCATTCAACAATATCGATAG